DNA from Blastocatellia bacterium:
CCTACTTATGAAAAAAAAGATTTGCGCTGTATGTAACCAAGAATGGCCCGAAGGCATGAAACATTGCCCTAAAGATGGTGCTAGGTTAACTACATTAATACAAAGACTGGAATCAGGTGACATCTTAGCCGACAAGTATCATATTATTGAAACAATTGGCGAAGGAGCTATGGGAACTGTTTATAAAGCAAAACGTTCCATTATTGAAGACTTTGTAGCTGTAAAAACTTTAAGACCTGAACTAATTTCTAGCCCTGTTGCAATTGAACGTTTTCGCCGTGAAGCTCAAGCTTCTGGTCGTATCCGCCACCCTAATGCTATTTCAATTTTTGACTTTGGTGTTGCCGATGGAATAGCTTTTCTTGTGATGGAATTTTTAGAAGGCTTAACACTAAGACAAATACTTAATAATGATAGTCCACTACCAATAAAACGAACGGTAAAAATATTTTTACAAATTTGCGGAGCAGTACAAAGAGCGCATCGTAAAGGCGTGATACATCGCGACTTAAAACCAGAAAATATTATTTTAGAAGAATTTGAAGGTCTAGGAGAAACCGTTAAGGTAATAGATTTTAGTTTAGCTAAATTGAAAATTGCTGGTGCTTCAATGCAAAGCTTAACGGAAAAAGGGCGTGTAGCAGGTACGCCTTATTATATGTCGCCTGAACAATGGTTAGATAAAGAACTTGATCCTCGTACAGATGTTTATTCTTTAGGAGTAATGCTTTATGAAGCTTTGACTAAGAGAATGCCTTTTGAGGCTGATACTATTATGGAACTAGCAAAAAAACAC
Protein-coding regions in this window:
- a CDS encoding serine/threonine protein kinase; protein product: MKKKICAVCNQEWPEGMKHCPKDGARLTTLIQRLESGDILADKYHIIETIGEGAMGTVYKAKRSIIEDFVAVKTLRPELISSPVAIERFRREAQASGRIRHPNAISIFDFGVADGIAFLVMEFLEGLTLRQILNNDSPLPIKRTVKIFLQICGAVQRAHRKGVIHRDLKPENIILEEFEGLGETVKVIDFSLAKLKIAGASMQSLTEKGRVAGTPYYMSPEQWLDKELDPRTDVYSLGVMLYEALTKRMPFEADTIMELAKKHVQASPTPLNVWRAEIPQKVSEVILKSMSKKAEDRQQSALSLGQELRAAAGLESDEDALPYQLKRLNPTTSSLNGALIIYTRPPNSNVYLNNHYVGTSDDRGSLLLQKIPLGQYKATIVRIGYQDWEQDVEIGQGASTVEARLEPKKEVVVNESTN